One Algibacter sp. L3A6 genomic region harbors:
- a CDS encoding SusC/RagA family TonB-linked outer membrane protein: MKLKRCNQKTKTILCMLFLFVATMSTTQAQNIINGTVLDEARMPLPGASVILKGTNNGTSTDFDGKFSINVTKDYATLEVSYVGYITKEVSISSQSFTIILQPDVKALDEVVVTALGIKREQKALGYSVQEISGETIQKVSGVDIGTSLSGKVAGLLVNNSTDFNVAPEITIRGEEPLLVIDGIAYQNRTLSDISSEDVESMSVLKGATASALYGFRGANGAILITTKNGSTGDDGFSVNLTSNTMYSAGFLAIPERQSVYGRGTNNTYNINTDESWGQVMDGSLQTQWDPIAKDFSEFEYSAIGKDNFKNFLEQGSITNNNISIAFKEDKIALRSSVNWIEQKGQYPNSKLDKFTYSFGGDVNLDKFKLSSNISYSKRESPNMGSNGYTSYDPMYSLLIWSPADWDVRDYKDNYWLIPGELQNNHYGYDFENNNYSGKNQNNPYFDRYQKTNEVSRDIFNADLTMSYDVADWLKATVRSGLDFFVDRGQLRVSQGSYTSTGNTSVPGASSTWNGSRTGAYVTGKTQGFSINNDVLLSGDRKFVDDKFEVEYLAGGTIYYQRNDNLAANTEGGISIPEFFSLNASVNPASVNESISQQQVNSVFGRLGLSWNKLIYVDITGRNDWSSTLAGPGIPDSKQSYFYPSFSGSFVVSELIKESTRDWLDLLKIRSSWTQSKKPAGIYDINSVFSTSPGTWNDLNGASAPNNLYNLSSISPESANTYEVGLQAMFFKKRFTIDASYYKKHMYDFLETGALSAASGYTGVVLNKDDEVDRKGWELALTGTPIKTNDFQWDLGVNWSTYKDVYAKIDQTYTQNDSRPWIKVGERTDHYVGAEFMTDPTTGQHVYSNGRIVKNPYSSVYGYSNPDWIWGANSTLRYKDFSLFLSFDGLVGGLSSSRTESYMWQSGVHPDSVTPERALDVATPGSSNYIGEGVMVTSGTVEFDTDGTILSDTRVFETNNIATTYLRAAKDLHASSAWGGTGTTTDAFSRTYLKLREISLNYSIPSMYLSSWGAKSASISLIGQNVLLWSKDYKYSDPDNRTEDFADPSVRYLGANIKVSF; this comes from the coding sequence ATGAAACTAAAACGATGTAATCAAAAAACAAAAACAATATTATGTATGCTGTTTTTGTTTGTGGCTACAATGTCGACGACACAAGCTCAAAATATAATAAATGGAACCGTGTTAGACGAGGCAAGAATGCCTTTACCTGGTGCTTCCGTAATTCTAAAAGGAACTAATAATGGAACATCTACCGATTTTGATGGTAAATTTTCTATAAATGTAACAAAAGACTACGCTACTTTAGAGGTGTCTTACGTGGGTTACATCACTAAAGAAGTTTCTATTTCTAGCCAATCTTTTACTATTATATTACAACCAGATGTTAAAGCTTTAGACGAAGTTGTTGTTACTGCCTTAGGTATAAAGAGAGAACAAAAAGCACTGGGATATTCAGTACAAGAAATAAGTGGAGAAACTATTCAAAAAGTATCAGGCGTAGATATTGGTACATCACTTTCGGGAAAGGTTGCAGGGCTTTTAGTAAATAATTCAACCGATTTTAATGTAGCTCCGGAAATAACAATTAGAGGGGAAGAGCCATTATTGGTAATAGATGGTATTGCATACCAAAATAGAACGCTTAGTGATATTTCTTCAGAAGATGTTGAGTCTATGTCTGTTCTAAAAGGGGCAACGGCTTCTGCTTTATATGGTTTTCGTGGAGCCAACGGTGCTATTTTAATCACAACAAAAAACGGAAGCACCGGTGATGATGGTTTTAGTGTTAATTTAACAAGTAACACTATGTATTCTGCTGGGTTTTTAGCTATTCCAGAGCGCCAAAGTGTTTACGGTCGAGGTACTAACAATACTTACAACATAAATACCGACGAATCTTGGGGGCAAGTGATGGATGGATCATTGCAAACGCAATGGGACCCTATTGCTAAGGATTTTAGTGAGTTTGAGTATTCTGCAATTGGTAAGGATAATTTTAAAAACTTTTTAGAGCAAGGTTCTATTACAAATAATAATATAAGTATTGCATTTAAGGAAGATAAAATTGCTTTACGAAGTTCTGTTAACTGGATAGAGCAAAAAGGACAATATCCAAATTCTAAGTTAGATAAATTTACCTATTCTTTTGGTGGAGATGTTAATTTAGATAAGTTTAAATTAAGTTCAAACATCTCTTATTCTAAAAGAGAATCTCCAAACATGGGATCTAACGGTTATACATCTTACGACCCAATGTATTCTTTGTTAATTTGGAGTCCTGCAGATTGGGATGTACGTGATTACAAAGATAATTATTGGTTAATTCCTGGGGAGTTACAAAACAACCATTACGGATACGATTTTGAAAACAATAATTATAGCGGTAAAAATCAAAACAACCCTTATTTTGATAGATATCAAAAAACCAACGAAGTGTCTCGCGACATTTTTAATGCTGATTTAACCATGAGTTATGATGTGGCAGATTGGTTAAAAGCAACGGTGCGTTCTGGGTTAGATTTTTTCGTTGATCGTGGTCAGCTTAGAGTATCTCAAGGGTCTTATACATCTACAGGAAATACATCTGTACCTGGTGCGTCTTCTACATGGAATGGCTCAAGAACAGGTGCTTATGTAACAGGTAAAACTCAAGGTTTCAGTATAAATAATGATGTATTACTTTCTGGTGATAGAAAATTTGTTGATGATAAATTTGAGGTTGAATATCTTGCCGGAGGAACGATATATTACCAAAGGAATGATAATTTAGCGGCAAATACTGAAGGAGGTATTTCTATTCCCGAATTTTTCTCTTTAAATGCTTCTGTAAATCCTGCTTCTGTAAATGAAAGTATAAGTCAACAACAAGTTAATTCGGTTTTTGGTCGATTAGGTTTGTCTTGGAATAAGTTAATTTATGTTGATATCACGGGGCGTAACGATTGGAGTTCTACTTTGGCTGGCCCAGGTATTCCAGACTCAAAACAATCTTATTTTTACCCATCTTTCTCAGGGAGTTTTGTGGTGTCAGAATTAATAAAGGAATCTACTAGAGATTGGTTGGATTTGTTGAAAATAAGAAGCTCATGGACACAATCTAAAAAACCTGCAGGTATTTACGATATTAATAGTGTTTTTAGTACGTCTCCAGGTACTTGGAATGATTTAAACGGAGCAAGTGCTCCTAATAATTTATACAATTTATCAAGTATAAGTCCAGAAAGCGCAAATACTTACGAGGTTGGGTTGCAAGCCATGTTCTTTAAAAAACGCTTTACTATTGATGCGTCTTACTACAAGAAACACATGTACGATTTTTTAGAAACAGGTGCGTTATCTGCGGCATCTGGTTACACAGGAGTTGTGCTTAATAAAGATGATGAAGTAGATCGTAAAGGTTGGGAATTAGCGCTTACCGGAACTCCAATTAAAACAAATGATTTTCAATGGGATTTAGGTGTTAACTGGTCAACTTATAAAGATGTTTATGCTAAAATTGATCAAACATATACGCAAAATGATAGTAGGCCATGGATTAAAGTAGGGGAACGCACCGATCATTATGTAGGAGCAGAGTTTATGACGGATCCAACAACGGGGCAACACGTTTACAGCAATGGACGTATAGTTAAAAATCCATACAGTTCTGTATACGGATACTCTAATCCAGATTGGATATGGGGAGCAAACTCAACGTTACGCTATAAAGATTTTAGTTTATTTCTCTCTTTTGATGGTTTAGTTGGCGGTCTATCTAGTTCTAGAACCGAGAGTTACATGTGGCAATCAGGTGTGCATCCAGATTCTGTAACACCAGAAAGAGCCTTAGATGTTGCAACACCAGGATCATCAAATTATATAGGTGAAGGTGTTATGGTTACCAGCGGAACAGTTGAGTTTGATACCGATGGTACCATCCTTAGTGATACTCGCGTTTTTGAAACAAATAATATAGCAACAACATATTTAAGAGCAGCTAAAGATTTGCATGCCAGTAGCGCTTGGGGAGGCACAGGTACAACAACCGATGCTTTTTCTAGAACCTACCTTAAACTACGTGAAATATCTTTAAACTACAGTATTCCTTCAATGTATTTAAGTAGTTGGGGTGCTAAAAGTGCATCTATTAGTTTAATAGGTCAAAACGTGTTGTTGTGGTCAAAAGATTATAAATATTCCGATCCAGATAATAGAACTGAAGATTTTGCCGACCCATCAGTTAGATATCTTGGTGCCAATATTAAAGTTTCATTTTAG
- a CDS encoding universal stress protein gives MKNILVPVGSSKNAQSHLQYAVDFAEAVGAKLFVVQVYNVYTKAGTMIRVDDVIQRESKAFLDNLVSQIDTKNVEVIVKVLKGKLINTLELACKTAEVDLILVEPRTNSIKDEVYLGKTSGKIIKQTNIPALIVPEGYVFKPVTNILLAMKSAIIKKKRALNPLKSIKDTFNADVHLLLVKTPHYNEGDFDVNEVLEDLSSSVTKSGNATTFQGVLEHYRSHNPDMLCVVRRKRGFFAKKWEKNTILKKDFHSNLPVLVLRGLK, from the coding sequence ATGAAGAATATTTTAGTTCCTGTTGGATCGTCTAAAAACGCACAAAGCCATTTACAGTACGCTGTAGATTTTGCTGAAGCCGTAGGCGCCAAACTTTTTGTAGTACAAGTTTATAATGTGTATACCAAAGCCGGAACTATGATTAGGGTAGACGATGTTATACAACGTGAAAGTAAAGCGTTTTTAGATAACTTGGTGTCGCAAATTGATACTAAAAATGTTGAAGTTATTGTAAAGGTTTTAAAAGGAAAATTAATTAATACTTTAGAGTTAGCCTGTAAAACGGCCGAGGTAGATTTAATTTTAGTTGAACCTAGAACTAACTCTATTAAAGATGAAGTTTATTTAGGAAAAACATCAGGTAAAATTATAAAACAAACCAATATACCGGCACTTATTGTTCCGGAAGGTTATGTTTTTAAGCCTGTTACTAATATTTTACTAGCCATGAAATCGGCTATTATTAAAAAGAAAAGGGCTTTAAACCCATTAAAATCTATAAAAGATACGTTTAATGCAGATGTACATTTGCTATTAGTAAAAACACCACATTATAACGAGGGTGATTTTGATGTTAACGAAGTTCTAGAAGATTTATCTAGTAGTGTGACCAAAAGTGGAAATGCTACAACATTTCAAGGGGTATTAGAACATTACCGTTCACACAACCCAGATATGCTTTGTGTTGTGCGCCGTAAGCGTGGTTTCTTTGCTAAAAAATGGGAGAAAAACACCATTCTTAAAAAAGATTTCCATAGTAACTTACCTGTTTTAGTATTACGCGGATTAAAATAA
- a CDS encoding endonuclease/exonuclease/phosphatase family protein: protein MKYNILVCFTLILGVMSCNNEIKKEGQTLKVMTYNIRLDVASDGENAWPNRKDFLSAQVLFNSPDVLGVQEAKTNQMADLKRALTGYSAIGVGRDGENIGEFSAIFYNTEKLKVENENTFWLSETPNQISKGWDAAYPRICTYGLFTNLENNTKFWVFNTHLDHKGHEAQLQGVALIQDKIKALNTNNLPVVLMGDFNAEPNTELITKLSQSMDDSKGLAKVVFGSNGTFSGFKTEKLVTRRIDYIFVSKTNIEVEKYGVLSSLVDLKYPSDHFPVLTELIIK from the coding sequence ATGAAATACAATATTTTAGTATGTTTCACTCTAATTTTGGGTGTAATGAGTTGTAATAATGAAATTAAAAAGGAAGGTCAAACCTTAAAGGTAATGACTTACAACATCCGTTTAGATGTCGCTTCCGATGGTGAGAACGCTTGGCCAAACAGAAAAGATTTTTTAAGTGCGCAAGTATTGTTTAATAGTCCAGATGTTTTGGGGGTTCAGGAAGCGAAAACAAATCAAATGGCCGATTTAAAAAGAGCTTTAACGGGCTATAGCGCCATAGGTGTTGGACGTGATGGTGAAAATATAGGTGAATTTTCAGCTATATTTTATAATACTGAAAAGCTAAAAGTTGAGAATGAAAACACGTTTTGGCTTTCAGAAACACCAAATCAAATTTCCAAAGGTTGGGATGCTGCATATCCCAGAATTTGCACATACGGTTTGTTTACAAACTTAGAAAATAACACCAAGTTTTGGGTTTTTAACACCCATTTAGACCATAAAGGGCACGAAGCGCAATTACAAGGTGTTGCTCTAATTCAGGATAAAATAAAAGCGCTTAATACGAATAATTTGCCTGTTGTTTTAATGGGAGATTTTAATGCCGAACCTAACACCGAGTTAATTACCAAACTTAGCCAAAGTATGGACGATTCTAAAGGCTTAGCAAAAGTAGTTTTTGGCTCTAATGGTACTTTTAGTGGTTTTAAGACTGAAAAACTAGTTACTCGTAGAATTGATTATATTTTTGTTTCTAAAACTAATATTGAAGTTGAAAAATATGGTGTGTTATCGAGTTTGGTGGATTTGAAATATCCTTCGGATCACTTTCCTGTTTTAACCGAATTAATCATTAAATAA
- a CDS encoding SusD/RagB family nutrient-binding outer membrane lipoprotein, with the protein MKNLKYIYLLTVLVAFTYSCSNFEDINTNPDASTIVAPDMLATQVLKNTFTTNGSGVFEFVSGNLFNKHIAALDPSIPSSAQYYFASFGSFGDYSMLTDLKFMTQFAEGNQAEASYKGLALYLKAYYGLSATLAMGDVPYSEAGMADEGITRPIYDKQADVFVQILDDLQTAEAYFAQGYNFDGDIMYDGDAVKWQKLCNAMQLKVIQTISRQATDDQKARFAAVVSAGNLLESNDDNFKLVYTEISNANHQFYNGENLRINTAISKLTVDVLKTNKDRRLFYFAEPAQILLDAGNSASDFDAYEGALTSLDPTTLAFNKDNGDYSLLNSRYVDFMDGEPLLRFTFAEQCFIIAEAIEEGWVTGNAQEYYENGVKAMLEYYKDLPNTDGYVQGMAIDQAYIDNYFTGDAVYTTTGTKEDRLKQILTQRWLIDFFQGNGGNYPQFLRTGFPEYPLDPATSLNPDDTSVYPKRWKYPVSEQTTNPDNYQKAIDDQFDGYDGINKTPWYLQ; encoded by the coding sequence ATGAAAAATTTAAAATATATATATTTATTAACAGTCTTAGTTGCTTTTACATATTCATGTAGCAATTTTGAAGATATAAATACAAATCCAGATGCATCTACCATTGTTGCTCCAGATATGTTAGCAACCCAAGTATTGAAAAATACATTTACAACCAACGGAAGTGGAGTCTTTGAGTTTGTATCAGGTAACTTATTCAATAAACATATTGCTGCCTTAGATCCAAGTATTCCAAGTTCAGCGCAATATTATTTTGCATCTTTTGGTAGTTTTGGTGATTATAGTATGCTTACCGATTTGAAGTTTATGACGCAATTTGCCGAAGGAAACCAAGCTGAAGCATCTTATAAAGGTTTAGCGTTATATCTAAAAGCATATTACGGCTTATCGGCAACATTAGCGATGGGTGATGTGCCTTATTCTGAAGCAGGTATGGCGGACGAAGGGATTACACGACCTATTTACGATAAACAAGCAGATGTATTTGTTCAAATTTTAGACGATTTACAAACAGCAGAAGCCTATTTTGCCCAAGGTTATAATTTTGATGGAGATATTATGTATGATGGTGATGCTGTAAAATGGCAAAAGCTATGTAATGCTATGCAGTTAAAAGTGATACAAACCATAAGTAGACAAGCTACAGATGATCAAAAGGCTCGTTTTGCTGCTGTTGTAAGTGCAGGTAATTTATTGGAAAGTAATGATGATAATTTCAAATTGGTTTACACCGAAATTTCAAATGCTAACCATCAATTCTATAATGGTGAAAACCTTAGAATTAATACAGCTATTTCAAAACTAACTGTTGATGTCTTGAAAACAAATAAAGATCGCAGATTGTTTTATTTTGCCGAACCTGCACAAATATTATTAGATGCTGGAAATTCTGCTTCTGATTTTGATGCCTACGAAGGTGCTTTAACATCTTTAGATCCAACTACATTAGCTTTTAACAAAGATAATGGCGATTATTCTTTATTAAACTCACGTTATGTTGATTTTATGGATGGAGAGCCCTTGTTGCGTTTTACTTTTGCCGAACAATGTTTTATTATTGCTGAAGCTATTGAAGAAGGTTGGGTTACCGGAAATGCTCAAGAATATTACGAAAATGGAGTAAAAGCTATGCTTGAATATTATAAAGATTTGCCAAATACAGATGGTTATGTTCAGGGTATGGCTATCGATCAAGCTTATATTGATAATTATTTTACTGGAGACGCAGTTTATACCACTACAGGAACCAAAGAAGATAGATTAAAACAAATTTTAACACAACGTTGGTTAATAGATTTCTTTCAGGGTAATGGAGGTAATTATCCCCAATTTTTAAGAACTGGTTTTCCTGAATATCCGTTAGATCCAGCAACAAGTTTAAATCCTGATGATACTTCGGTTTACCCAAAGCGTTGGAAATATCCGGTGTCAGAACAAACAACAAACCCTGATAATTATCAAAAGGCTATTGATGATCAGTTCGATGGGTATGATGGTATAAATAAAACACCTTGGTACTTACAGTAA
- a CDS encoding family 16 glycosylhydrolase: MLKLISKFFSILLIVCFYSCDENSNTKINFAKNPVIAHRGAWKSQNLPKNSIASLKQAIALGCTGSEFDVRMTADNVLIVTHDAEYHGLEVEKSTYEELSKFKLSNGEILPTLKAYILAGITNNDSTGLVCEIKPSKIKGRNADIADKVISLVKELNADPYILTYISFSYDTLKKIKTLDAQAKTQYLDGSKAPETLSLDGVSGLDYLVYKLKKHPEWISSAKKMGLTLNAWTANKVENIEWLLVNNFDYITTDEPEMVFKSIDKSPINKGYQLVWSDEFNYEGKPDSAKWTYDYGFKANNEKQYFTDSLKNARVENGYLIIEAHKEKVANKDFKNPEIKGWQKYKSEIDSAQYTSVRLKTEGLAAWQYGRIEARAKLPKGRGMWPAIWMLSEKREGIGWPESGEIDIMEHVGYDNDTIHGTIHTKAYNHMKGTQKGKTIFIDKPNDTFHMFAVEWTPEKIDFILDGVVYNHIENEHKTTAEWPFDNQFYLIMNVSVGGMWGGRQGIDDSIFPQKMVVDYVRVFQQKK, encoded by the coding sequence ATGTTAAAACTAATAAGTAAATTTTTTTCAATACTATTAATAGTTTGTTTTTATTCCTGTGATGAAAATTCTAACACAAAAATAAATTTTGCCAAAAACCCGGTTATAGCACACCGTGGCGCATGGAAAAGTCAAAATTTACCTAAAAATTCAATAGCTTCATTAAAGCAAGCTATTGCTCTCGGATGCACAGGTTCGGAGTTTGATGTTAGAATGACTGCAGATAATGTACTCATTGTTACTCACGATGCAGAATATCACGGATTAGAGGTGGAAAAATCTACTTATGAAGAATTGTCCAAATTCAAATTATCAAACGGTGAAATACTCCCCACTTTAAAAGCATATATTTTGGCAGGAATAACCAATAATGATTCTACAGGTTTGGTCTGCGAAATAAAACCTTCTAAAATTAAAGGGAGAAATGCGGACATTGCCGATAAGGTTATCTCTTTGGTTAAAGAGCTAAATGCGGATCCTTATATTTTGACTTATATTAGTTTTAGTTACGATACTCTCAAGAAAATTAAAACGCTTGATGCGCAAGCAAAAACCCAGTATCTAGATGGGTCAAAGGCACCAGAAACATTAAGTTTAGATGGTGTTTCAGGATTAGATTATTTGGTTTATAAGTTGAAAAAACATCCGGAATGGATTTCGTCGGCCAAAAAAATGGGATTAACACTAAATGCCTGGACAGCTAATAAGGTTGAAAACATTGAGTGGTTACTTGTAAATAATTTCGATTATATTACAACAGACGAGCCTGAAATGGTTTTTAAAAGTATTGATAAGAGCCCCATAAATAAAGGATATCAACTTGTTTGGAGCGATGAGTTTAACTATGAAGGCAAGCCCGATTCAGCAAAATGGACCTATGATTATGGGTTTAAAGCTAATAATGAAAAACAGTATTTTACCGATAGTTTAAAAAATGCAAGGGTAGAAAACGGGTATTTAATTATTGAAGCTCATAAAGAGAAAGTCGCTAATAAGGATTTTAAAAACCCTGAGATTAAGGGATGGCAAAAATATAAGTCTGAAATTGATAGTGCCCAGTATACATCGGTTCGATTAAAAACAGAAGGTCTAGCAGCATGGCAATACGGCCGTATTGAGGCTAGAGCAAAATTACCTAAAGGTCGCGGTATGTGGCCAGCAATTTGGATGCTGAGTGAAAAGAGGGAAGGTATAGGTTGGCCGGAAAGTGGCGAAATTGATATCATGGAGCATGTTGGTTATGATAATGATACCATTCATGGTACTATACACACTAAGGCTTACAATCACATGAAAGGCACACAAAAGGGCAAAACTATTTTTATTGATAAGCCTAATGATACATTTCATATGTTTGCTGTAGAATGGACGCCCGAAAAAATAGATTTTATTTTGGATGGAGTGGTGTACAATCATATCGAAAATGAACATAAAACCACTGCAGAATGGCCTTTTGATAATCAGTTTTATTTAATAATGAATGTTTCCGTTGGTGGTATGTGGGGCGGGAGACAAGGTATAGATGATTCTATTTTTCCCCAGAAAATGGTGGTCGATTATGTACGCGTTTTTCAACAAAAAAAGTAA